The DNA sequence GAAACCGCTGCGGCTTTGCCTCGGCCGGCAGATAGAATCTCTCCATTTGATGCTCGGCCGTGATGTACAGTGAGGAAACAAGGTGAGCAGCAAAAAGATGGTACCGGAGACGAGGGGCGTTACGGTGAAGTTGCTTTCAACGGTCGACCTTGGCCCCGAGATCGAGGGCATGGCGGGCCGTCAGCTTCGAATGCGCATGGTCACCATCGAGCCTGGAGGCGTCTTTGGCCCTGTTCACGACCATAGGGACAGACCGGGCGTCGTATACGTTCTGCAGGGAACGATCACGGACCATCGCGACGGAGTCGCAACGGACTACGGCCCGGGAGTGGGCTGGCCCGAGGACAGAAATACCACGCACTGGCTTGAGAACAGGGGAACGATCCCAGCGGTGGAGATCTCCGTTGATATCGTCAGGCAAGCGTGAGCCAGGGCTCTACATGACTTTGCTTGGTCAGCATACGTAGGATGAGGGCAATTCGGGCGAACTGCGTGCTCGTCCAAGGAGACCGTCCATGCCAGCCAAACCGGCTACTGTCACGGAGTATCTGGGGACCCTTCCCGAGGACCGTCGCGAGGATCTGGAGAAGATCCGGGCGGTGATTCTGAAGAACCTCCCCAGGGGCTACGAG is a window from the Phycisphaerae bacterium genome containing:
- a CDS encoding cupin domain-containing protein, with product MSSKKMVPETRGVTVKLLSTVDLGPEIEGMAGRQLRMRMVTIEPGGVFGPVHDHRDRPGVVYVLQGTITDHRDGVATDYGPGVGWPEDRNTTHWLENRGTIPAVEISVDIVRQA